The following are encoded in a window of Sphaeramia orbicularis chromosome 20, fSphaOr1.1, whole genome shotgun sequence genomic DNA:
- the cnn3a gene encoding calponin-3a, with protein MTHFNKGPAYGLSAEVRSKIAQKYDPQKEEELRFWIEEVTGMSIGDNFQRGLKDGVILCELINKLQPGSVKKINLSQLNWHKLENLGNFIKAILNYGLKPNDIFEANDLFENGNMTQVQTTLLALASMAKTKGMDTKIDIGVKYADKQARHFDDEKIKAGQCVIGLQMGTNKCASQAGMTAYGTRRHLYDPKTQTDKPYDQTTISLQMGTNKGASQAGMSAPGTRRDIFDQKVAQQPLDNSTISLQMGTNKVASQRGMSVYGLGRQVYDPKYCAPPTEPVIHANGSQGTGTNGSEISDGDYQAEFHEDDYHHRGYHDDYSSHYNDQSIDY; from the exons ATTGCTCAGAAATATGACCCGCAGAAAGAAGAAGAGCTGCGTTTCTGGATTGAGGAGGTCACAGGAATGAGTATCGGAGACAATTTCCAAAGAGGTCTGAAAGATGGCGTCATCCTCTGCGA aCTGATCAACAAACTGCAGCCTGGTTCTGTAAAGAAAATCAACCTGTCACAGCTGAACTGGCACAAG CTGGAGAACCTGGGGAACTTCATCAAAGCCATCCTGAACTACGGCCTGAAGCCCAACGACATCTTTGAGGCAAACGACCTGTTTGAGAACGGCAACATGACCCAAGTCCAGACCACCCTGTTGGCCCTGGCCTCTATG gccAAGACCAAAGGCATGGACACTAAAATCGATATCGGAGTGAAATATGCCGACAAACAAGCGCGACATTTTGATGATGAGAAGATCAAGGCTGGACAGTGTGTCATCGGACTGcag ATGGGGACGAATAAATGTGCGAGTCAAGCTGGAATGACGGCGTACGGAACCAGACGACATTTATACGATCCAAAGACTCAGACGGACAAACCCTACGACCAGACCACCATCAGCCTGCAGATGGGGACCAATAAAGGAGCCAGTCAG GCGGGCATGTCGGCCCCCGGTACCCGCAGAGACATCTTCGACCAGAAGGTGGCGCAGCAGCCTCTGGACAACTCCACCATCTCCCTGCAGATGGGCACCAACAAGGTGGCGTCCCAGAGGGGCATGAGCGTGTACGGCCTGGGCCGCCAGGTCTACGACCCCAAGTACTGCGCCCCCCCCACCGAGCCCGTCATCCACGCCAACGGCAGCCAGGGCACCGGCACCAACGGCTCCGAGATCAGCGACGGCGACTACCAGGCCGAGTTCCACGAGGACGACTACCACCACCGAGGTTACCATGACGACTACAGCTCCCACTACAACGACCAGAGCATCGACTATTAG